In one window of Rhodopseudomonas palustris HaA2 DNA:
- a CDS encoding phage tail protein yields the protein MNDGLVNGDDHIRGTKLALKNSFPQIAGAVTASHTDLSTVGSWVTGGAPLLSGAGTYFNVNPTDGFRNTVAGDIDVVLAGTIAATFQRTAGVNFFKVSGGIQATAEIKGPGVCPPGSTVIWWDDTLPEDGLWAWANGQVITDAATRCPILLARWGSRFGGNGVTSMGLPNLQEVVPVGKSGMGGGLVPGVLSSIAGALKTALHALIGADAVTLTTGHLPNLESSGTNLISLSGSTSNVVYGYSGTSDQYGPYNGSAVTAYGPVPVNVSGSVNITTRFNGGGNAHNNVQPSRTVNWIVRLG from the coding sequence GTGAACGACGGTCTGGTCAATGGCGACGACCATATCCGGGGCACCAAGCTTGCCCTGAAGAACTCCTTCCCGCAGATCGCTGGAGCGGTCACCGCATCCCACACTGACCTCTCCACGGTCGGCTCTTGGGTGACTGGTGGTGCCCCGCTGCTCTCTGGCGCTGGAACGTACTTCAACGTCAACCCGACCGATGGCTTCAGGAACACTGTAGCCGGCGACATTGACGTGGTGCTCGCTGGCACCATCGCAGCGACCTTCCAGCGCACGGCGGGTGTCAACTTCTTCAAGGTCTCTGGAGGCATTCAGGCCACTGCAGAGATCAAAGGCCCTGGTGTCTGTCCTCCAGGCTCCACGGTGATCTGGTGGGATGACACGCTTCCCGAGGATGGCCTTTGGGCTTGGGCAAACGGTCAGGTGATCACCGACGCCGCTACGCGCTGTCCGATCTTGCTCGCGCGGTGGGGTAGTCGCTTCGGCGGCAACGGCGTGACTTCCATGGGCCTCCCGAACCTCCAGGAGGTCGTTCCGGTTGGCAAGAGTGGCATGGGCGGTGGTTTGGTCCCTGGGGTGCTTTCGAGCATCGCTGGAGCCCTCAAGACTGCCCTTCATGCACTGATCGGAGCAGACGCTGTCACGCTTACGACAGGGCACCTACCGAACCTGGAATCGTCTGGTACCAACCTCATCAGTCTCTCTGGTTCCACGTCGAACGTCGTCTATGGATACTCAGGTACGAGCGATCAGTATGGTCCTTATAACGGTTCGGCAGTAACCGCCTACGGGCCGGTGCCGGTGAATGTAAGCGGTTCGGTCAACATCACCACTCGCTTCAATGGTGGTGGCAATGCTCACAACAACGTCCAACCGTCCAGGACGGTCAATTGGATCGTTCGGCTAGGTTGA
- a CDS encoding transposase: MTEDDCRAVLERIRWPNGPECPHCGVGSPSVVAIAGKSHRPGLYLCSACRRQFTVTVGTPLEGTKLPLKLWIGAAHLLNSHQPIAVREIERALGVTYKTAWKVVQRLLAGVKNYEGPLRVFGEPVRAHLRPLRPDDRNTLPAWRRVQRKMMRGNYRAPRVPTALGALPAQFFPLATRAHLERTECFICWIIGVGKDEAADSGRH, from the coding sequence ATGACGGAAGACGATTGCAGAGCAGTGTTGGAGCGCATCCGGTGGCCTAACGGTCCCGAATGTCCTCATTGCGGGGTCGGCAGTCCTTCGGTCGTGGCCATAGCGGGCAAATCGCACCGGCCGGGCCTGTATCTGTGCTCAGCTTGCCGACGCCAGTTCACTGTTACCGTTGGGACTCCACTGGAGGGCACGAAGCTTCCTCTCAAACTCTGGATTGGTGCTGCGCATCTGCTCAATTCACATCAGCCTATTGCGGTGAGGGAGATCGAGCGCGCCTTGGGCGTCACCTACAAGACTGCTTGGAAGGTCGTGCAGAGACTTTTGGCGGGCGTTAAGAACTATGAGGGACCACTTCGAGTGTTTGGCGAGCCCGTGAGGGCGCACCTAAGGCCGCTTCGTCCTGATGATCGCAATACGCTTCCCGCATGGAGGCGCGTGCAAAGGAAGATGATGCGGGGAAACTACCGAGCGCCTAGGGTGCCAACTGCTTTGGGGGCGCTTCCGGCGCAGTTTTTTCCGTTGGCTACTCGCGCGCACCTTGAACGTACTGAATGCTTCATTTGTTGGATTATCGGAGTAGGAAAGGATGAGGCAGCAGATAGTGGACGACATTAG
- a CDS encoding GIY-YIG nuclease family protein, translating into MRQQIVDDIRKLAKANDGKPPGVVAFERATGVREAAWRGVYWARWSDALSEAGFKPNEWQGKLDADYVFQKFIEACRYYRHIPTGSELQIFSRGRDGFPAAKSFYKRFGSKDAFLDKCRSWLLGQDSVADVLALFSGNSPIVQTGASREGLVYLIKSGAYYKVGRSDQLERRVKEIRIALPEAAVLVHSIRTDDPSGIEAYWHRRFSEKRANGEWFKLSNADVAAFKRRKFQ; encoded by the coding sequence ATGAGGCAGCAGATAGTGGACGACATTAGGAAGCTGGCCAAAGCGAATGATGGAAAGCCTCCAGGGGTTGTTGCCTTTGAGCGCGCTACAGGAGTTCGTGAAGCCGCATGGCGCGGTGTCTATTGGGCTCGCTGGAGCGACGCACTTTCTGAAGCTGGCTTTAAGCCGAATGAGTGGCAGGGCAAGCTGGATGCGGATTACGTCTTTCAGAAATTCATTGAGGCGTGCAGATATTACAGGCACATACCAACCGGCAGCGAGCTACAGATATTCTCTCGCGGGCGGGACGGATTCCCTGCTGCGAAGTCGTTCTACAAGCGTTTCGGCAGCAAAGACGCTTTCTTGGACAAATGTCGCTCCTGGCTCTTAGGGCAAGACAGCGTCGCTGACGTGTTAGCGCTCTTCAGCGGCAATAGCCCCATAGTCCAGACGGGGGCTTCACGAGAGGGACTAGTATATCTGATAAAATCAGGCGCATACTACAAAGTCGGCCGAAGCGACCAACTTGAAAGACGAGTGAAGGAGATTCGCATCGCTCTTCCTGAAGCTGCTGTGCTGGTACACTCCATCAGAACTGATGATCCATCCGGCATTGAAGCGTATTGGCATCGACGCTTCAGCGAGAAGAGAGCTAATGGCGAGTGGTTCAAGCTTAGCAACGCCGACGTCGCTGCATTCAAGCGCCGAAAGTTCCAGTAG